The following coding sequences are from one Mytilus trossulus isolate FHL-02 chromosome 8, PNRI_Mtr1.1.1.hap1, whole genome shotgun sequence window:
- the LOC134681354 gene encoding DNA repair protein RAD51 homolog 3-like isoform X2 — protein sequence MQSQRTLSTFPIAPVHKTKLCAAGFLTVEDLKDIKPSGLSKETGIGLEECLEIIKLVNDDTTKKSTVKSAFDILQQEQTLPPIITFSEQIDAMLGGGVPLCKITEFCGAPGIGKTQMCMQLAVDVQIPECFGGLDGEVVYIDTEGSFIVERLVDITMATIQHCQQISQMESDEETKSSMSEFTTEKVLSRIHYYRCHDYVELLATVHLLPDFIKDHPKIKLVVVDSIAFHFRHDFDDFSLRTRLLTSMAQSFIKLATEYKIAVVLTNQMTTKVKHGESSQLVPALGESWGHASTVRVILYWEGQQRYAWLYKSPSKKESTVPYQVTMGGIRDIVESQDFDKSEDNLQQPTKRQRVT from the exons ATGCAGTCTCAGAGAACTTTGAGCACCTTTCCCATAGCACCTGTTCATAAGACAAAGTTGTGTGCTGCAGGATTTTTAACAGTAGAAGATCTTAAAGACATCAAGCCTTCTGGTCTGTCTAAAG aaaCTGGCATAGGCTTGGAGGAATGTTTGGAAATCATAAAACTTGTTAACGATGACACTACAAAGAAGTCTACAGTAAAATCAGCATTTGATATCTTACAACAGGAGCAGACACTACCACCTATCATCACGTTCTCAGAGCAGATTGATGCCATGCTAGGTGGGGGAGTACCACTGTGTAAGATAACAGAGTTCTGTGGTGCTCCTGGGATAGGAAAGACACAAATGTG CATGCAGCTAGCGGTAGATGTACAGATACCAGAATGTTTTGGAGGTTTGGATGGTGAAGTGGTGTACATTGATACAGAAGGGAGTTTTATTGTGGAGAGATTAGTAGATATCACCATGGCAACCATACAACATTGTCaacaaatttctcagatggaaTCAGATGAAG aaaCTAAATCCAGTATGTCCGAGTTTACAACAGAGAAAGTATTATCCAGGATCCATTACTACAGATGTCATGACTATGTGGAGTTGTTAGCTACAGTTCATCTACTACCAGATTTTATCAAGGATCATCCTAAG ATTAAGCTGGTTGTAGTAGACAGTATAGCTTTCCACTTCAGACATGACTTTGATGATTTTTCGTTGAGGACGAGACTGTTAACATCAATGGCACAGAGCTTTATTAAACTGGCAACAGAATATAAAATAGCT GTTGTACTGACTAACCAAATGACTACAAAAGTCAAACACGGAGAGAGTTCTCAGTTAGTTCCTGCTCTAGGAGAAAGTTGGGGACATGCTAGTACAGTCAGGGTCATTTTATACTGGGAAGGTCAACAAAGATATGCTTGGTTGTATaaatctccatccaaaaaaGAATCCACAGTCCCGTACCAAGTCACA
- the LOC134681354 gene encoding uncharacterized protein LOC134681354 isoform X1: MHCNPCSRRDVESKSTSWCSDCEEGLCSKCLEDHQVIKLTRSHHVIDMTEQISPEYYEMLSTSNCKWHHDLQQDVVCKDHDVICCRQCFQTSHKSCKNVCHLNRAAKGIKQSDWLKKLGHDLKEMAKVSEKFIEEKKVSKEELKNQIKKIKKAVSNIKSKFIMHIDDLEKDLLSELADVDKDGKEESEKEKQELMNMEKEVQADQTALEFVTANGSESQIYSFVQNQSEKQKERLKRLQKIAPNSKVNIELHEASHEIEAIKSLGYLSVNYEKVTNPLSVEGLINHNESLPRTESKDFPNLTLGKEKWIDPKDFFAENERVDDMSLDVQCATVTDDNYILVAGKLRLVINGNYKTVLLLVKYDEDMKYLQQYRFFSLDRIMYDDAKIYGISSIQNSDRVVIVYHKILNREMLFASKATMKKMGSINLDNYGYTSYIDKVILGSNSKRIFLYTEKNAEKICLTVFDVLGCCVQELDFRLQFDSFIAQPNNTFWGLFNNTLYVSKEDGTESMSYSPYGLSAVTIDHHGNLFMVMEDGIQIMHPKKKCVHLAFSEPLVYKYNKSEVIGFHSFNKSQTKLLLVTMISPKDQKFRNFGKGDERVPNKAFHVKLISEGDN, encoded by the coding sequence ATGCATTGTAATCCATGCAGCAGACGGGATGTGGAATCCAAGTCCACAAGTTGGTGCAGTGATTGTGAAGAGGGTTTGTGTAGTAAATGTTTGGAAGATCACCAAGTAATTAAACTTACAAGAAGCCATCATGTTATAGACATGACGGAACAAATATCCCCTGAATATTATGAAATGTTGTCCACATCTAATTGCAAATGGCATCACGACCTACAGCAAGATGTCGTCTGCAAAGATCATGATGTGATCTGTTGTCGTCAATGCTTCCAAACTAGTCATAAGTCTTGTAAAAATGTCTGTCATCTAAACAGGGCAGCAAAGGGAATCAAGCAATCTGATTGGCTCAAAAAATTAGGCCATGATTTGAAAGAAATGGCAAAAGTCAGTGAAAAATTTATTGAGGAAAAAAAGGTGTCAAAAgaagagttaaaaaatcaaataaagaaaataaagaaggCAGTTTCCAATATCAAGTCTAAGTTTATTATGCATATAGATGATTTAGAAAAAGATTTGTTGAGTGAACTTGCAGATGTTGATAAAGATGGAAAGGAAGAGTCAGAAAAGGAGAAACAAGAGTTGATGAATATGGAGAAGGAAGTTCAAGCTGATCAGACTGCCTTAGAGTTTGTAACCGCCAATGGTTCTGAAAGTCAGATATACTCATTTGTACAAAATCAGTcggaaaaacaaaaagaaagacTGAAAAGGCTGCAGAAAATAGCACCTAACTCAAAAGTTAATATTGAATTGCATGAAGCAAGTCATGAAATAGAGGCTATCAAATCACTAGGATACTTGTCTGTCAACTATGAAAAGGTTACTAATCCATTAAGCGTAGAAGGTTTGATTAATCATAATGAGAGCTTACCTAGAACTGAAAGCAAAGATTTTCCTAATCTCACATTAGGAAAAGAAAAATGGATAGATCCTAAAGACTTCTTTGCAGAAAATGAAAGAGTAGATGATATGTCTTTAGACGTGCAATGTGCCACGGTGACAGATGATAATTATATACTCGTAGCAGGGAAACTTAGATTGGTGATCAATGGAAACTACAAAACAGTCTTACTGCTTGTAAAATATGATGaagacatgaaatatttgcagcAGTACCGTTTCTTTTCACTTGATAGAATTATGTATGATGATGCTAAGATATACGGTATATCATCTATTCAGAATTCAGATAGAGTAGTAATTGTCTATCATAAAATCTTGAATAGGGAAATGTTATTTGCAAGCAAAGCAACAATGAAAAAGATGGGATCTATAAATCTTGACAATTATGGTTATACTTCTTACATTGATAAAGTGATATTAGGTTCTAACAGCAAAAGGATTTTTCtatatactgaaaaaaatgCAGAGAAAATTTGCTTAACTGTGTTTGATGTTCTTGGTTGCTGTGTTCAGGAATTGGATTTCCGCTTGCAATTTGATTCCTTCATTGCACAACCTAACAACACATTTTGGGGATTGTTTAATAACACGCTTTATGTTTCAAAAGAGGATGGCACAGAAAGCATGTCATATAGCCCATATGGTTTGAGTGCTGTTACGATAGATCACCATGGTAACCTGTTCATGGTGATGGAAGATGGTATCCAAATTATGCATCCAAAGAAGAAGTGTGTTCATCTGGCATTTTCTGAACCACTTGTTTATAAGTATAATAAGAGTGAGGTTATTGGGTTTCATAGCTTCAATAAAAGTCAAACGAAACTGTTGTTAGTGACAATGATTAGCCCAAAAGATcagaaattcagaaattttggaAAAGGAGATGAACGTGTACCGAATAAAGCTTTTCATGTGAAATTGATCTCTGAGGGTGACAATTAA
- the LOC134727945 gene encoding uncharacterized protein LOC134727945, with the protein MFCNPCSRRDVESKSTSWCSDCEEGLCSKCLEDHRVIKLTKSHHVVDMTEQISPEHYKLLSIPNCEIHEELRQDMVCKDHDLICCHQCFQSSHKSCKNVSHLDMAAKGIKQSDWLKKLDHDFKEMTKVNLKIIEERKVSKEELKYQVQKIKKKIANIKSKFIQHIDNLEKVLLHELATVDKDGEEESEKEKQELMNMEKEVQADHTALEFVTANGSESQIYSFVQNQSEKQKERVKKLKKIPPNSKVNIELHESSHDIEAIKSLGYLSVNYEHVTNPFSAQGLIISDESLSRTEKKDFPDLLLEKEEEIDPKDFLEENEVVDDIDLEVHCATVTDDNFIMVAGMLRLVVNENYKTVLQVVKYDEHMKYLQSCRLESIDRYSYFGILDITSIHKSDMVVVVYSSYDKREMIFISKSEMKKMRSLLDLSNYTHICLGSHNKRIYLHTINKKKEVGMSVFNVFGCRIQELNIRKSFDSFIVQPDNTLLGLNNKTLYYLKEDSTEIMSYRPIGLNAFTVDHHGNLFMMMADGVQVMHPKKDLECIHMAFLGTFDDNYVVEFNSFNKNQTRLLLLTAISKNSKIFGDVHTYSVKFLSELQMNH; encoded by the coding sequence atgttttgtaatcCATGCAGCAGACGGGACGTTGAATCCAAATCCACAAGTTGGTGCAGTGATTGTGAAGAGGGTTTATGCAGTAAATGTTTAGAGGATCACAGAGTTATTAAACTTACTAAAAGCCATCATGTAGTGGACATGACAGAACAAATATCCCCTGAACATTATAAACTACTGTCCATACCTAACTGTGAAATTCATGAGGAGCTACGACAAGATATGGTCTGTAAAGATCATGATTTGATCTGTTGTCATCAATGTTTCCAAAGCAGTCATAAGTCTTGTAAAAATGTCTCTCATCTTGACATGGCAGCAAAGGGAATCAAGCAATCAGATTGGCTGAAAAAGTTAGAtcatgattttaaagaaatgaccAAAGTAAATCTCAAAATTATTGAGGAAAGAAAAGTGTCAAAGGAAGAGTTGAAATATCAagtacagaaaataaaaaagaaaatagccAATATCAAGTCTAAGTTTATTCAACATATAGataatttagaaaaagtttTGTTGCATGAACTTGCAACTGTGGATAAAGATGGAGAAGAAGAGTCAGAAAAGGAGAAACAAGAGTTGATGAATATGGAGAAGGAAGTCCAAGCTGATCATACTGCCTTAGAGTTTGTAACGGCCAATGGTTCTGAAAGTCAGATATACTCATTTGTTCAAAATCAgtcagaaaaacaaaaagaaagagTGAAAAAGCTGAAAAAAATACCACCTAACTCAAAAGTTAATATTGAATTGCATGAATCCAGTCATGATATTGAGGCTATTAAATCATTAGGATACTTGTCTGTCAATTATGAACATGTTACAAATCCATTCAGTGCACAAGGCTTGATTATATCAGATGAGAGCTTATCAAGgactgaaaaaaaagattttcctGATCTCCTGTTAGAAAAGGAAGAAGAGATTGACCCTAAAGATTTCCTTGAAGAAAATGAAGTAGTCGATGATATTGATTTAGAAGTACACTGTGCCACAGTTACAgatgataattttataatggTAGCAGGTATGTTAAGATTGGTGGTCAATGAAAACTACAAAACAGTCTTACAGGTTGTTAAATATGATGAACACATGAAATATCTTCAGAGCTGTCGCTTAGAATCAATAGATCGTTATAGTTATTTCGGCATACTTGACATAACATCAATACATAAATCAGATATGGTGGTAGTTGTTTATAGTTCATATGATAAAAGGGAAATGATATTCATAAGCAAATcagaaatgaagaaaatgagGTCTTTATTAGATCTTTCCAATTATACACACATTTGTTTAGGTTCTCATAACAAAAGAATTTATCTgcatacaattaataaaaaaaaggaagttGGCATGTCCgtgtttaatgtttttggttGTAGAATCCAAGAATTGAATATCAGAAAGTCATTTGATTCCTTCATTGTACAACCTGACAACACTCTCTTGGGATTGAACAATAAGACTCTTTACTATCTAAAAGAAGATAGCACAGAAATCATGTCATATAGACCTATTGGATTGAATGCTTTTACAGTGGATCATCATGGAAACTTATTTATGATGATGGCTGATGGTGTCCAAGTTATGCACCCAAAGAAGGACTTAGAGTGTATCCATATGGCTTTTTTGGGAACATTTGATGACAACTATGTCGTTGAATTTAACAGCTTCAATAAAAATCAGACAAGACTACTATTATTGACAGCAATTAGTAAAAACAGCAAGATATTTGGAGATGTTCATACATATTCTGTGAAATTTTTGTCAGAGTTGCAAATGAATCATTGA